The segment CTTTTGCTGAGTGTATGGGTGATTAATtcgaatattaatttaataagagGACAAGTGGTATGTTTATGGATTCAAACAattgtttaatataattatattattattatcgtattcattttgtttttaaggttGATAATGTTGTAGATAGAGTTGGTGGAGCAGTAGATTCATTATTAGGAGGGGACGATAATGATGGTAAAATTCGTAACCCccatgagaaaaattaaaaaaaaaaaatatattaaaaatacataaaaaatatacaaaatatatataaaaaatatattttcaataactaacttttggccgacttttatatacattacatatatttcaagtgtaatttaaatatattaaaaatatatcttagaatatataaaaaatacatacatgaaaatataaaaaaatatcggtacgatgatataaaatatattaaaaatatatatttaatatattttttaaatattttcatgcgtgtattttttatatattctaagatatatttttaatatatttaaattacttttaaaatatacgaattatatatgaaagtcAGCTGGAAAAATTGGAACCcaactggttactgttctgcaacCGACTCAGTACGGTGCTGGAAGAAAATGCTCGATTGTGGTGCAGCATCACACTGattactacacggaaaaaaaataggcgCTGTAACAGGATGCAGTCCTGTGGGAGCAACAGGCTTATCATGTTACAGCAACAGGATACATCCTGTGAGagcaacaggacaaaatcctgtgagagcaacaggacaaaatcTTGTTGCAGCAACAGAATTTTTCCTGTGGAATAAGTAgaataaggaacaagtttcatgattcaaaatttgaaaaaaatttcaatttaaaaaaaaaatcaacttcaaaaacaaatttttattttttccaaactttgaattttttttcaaatttgtaaatttcaaTATACGGACAAAAAAGATTAGTACatgaaacttgttccttattctatttattccacaggaaaaatcctgttgctgcaacaggattttgtcctgttgctCTCACAGGATTTATcttgttgctgcaacaggattttgtcctgttgctcccacaggatttttcctgttgctgtaacatgaaaatcctgttgcagcacctattttttttccgtgtatgcgGAAGCTGACTGAGTGATATGTGCACACGACTCAGTCAGGATCCGTATGGTGCTGCACCACAACCGAGCATTTTCTTCTAGCACCATACcgagtcgggtgcagaacagcAACCAGTCGGCTTCCACTCTTTCAGggtaagaaatgatttcttaattattaagaaGTCTTTGTAAATGCTGAAAAACCCTTCTATCATTGTATGCATTAATACTATTGGTGTTGTGAACGTTCTAATTTACGCGAtccaaaatttaacaccgtgcGTCATGTAACTTTCACACCagcagtgttaaaaattttaacaccacaTCATTTATACTACACTGtggactcaaaatttttttacagtgacaCGAAACACATATTTTCGGTTTAACAAAGTATTCTTTAATGAAAACTACATtctcttttgaaaaaatattttgacgaAAATATAtcttctttatttaaaaaacacttctatcagtatatatttatgtacagTATGTGGGATGCCATATGAAGGTGCATCAGCAGAAGGTCTAGATCCAGTACTAGTACGATATCCATGGATTAGCAAATTACTTAACCGCGGATTCCTTGCCTGCGCACTCACAAAAGTATCTGAAAACGCTTATGTAACTGCTGCAAGCTGTGTTCATCGGTACTATTTATTATCCAATAAAtgcaacgaaaaaattattctcgtTTGAACTGCTATGGTGTCATCGTAATGCCAGGCCATATTAGCCACCTGACGGAAATTGAAGTATATACACGCAAAAAGTCCTAcgaccatagtaaaatttccaatggttacagtaatttgtaatataattgtcataaattttactatgggcatatagtaatttttgtatatgtgtttatttcaatttccgtAAGGTGGCCAACATGGCCCGGCTGCTATGACATCATACCGTTTCAAACGAGAatattttctccgtgtaaataaatgaatcccttgtaaaaattactgataTTGATTTTATCTGGCAGAATTAATAAAACGAACCTGATAGTCCAATCAGGGATTTTTGATCCTAACAATGTACAATCACAATTGGTTGAAGATCGTGTTAACGAAATAATAGAACATCCCGAATACAGACCACAAACCCACGAAAACGATTTAGCAGTACTTAAGACATATGGTTCCACCTCTTTTAACCCCGTGTGTATACCAGAAGGTAATACAGAGCAATATGTTGATGTACGTGCTACTGTGATAAGCTTCGGCAATGGTCAAAACTCCCCAGCAGAAGAAATTTCGGTTAAGCCTATCAGTACTACTGACTGTAAGTTGAATACTAAATATGATCCGCAAGACATCTTTTTTACGATGCTGTGTGCTCCTTACAATGCAGAAGACAAAGATGCTTgtcaggtaatttttttttattgtcttttaattagtgattttataaatttgatgatagtttattttattttgcacatctcaagcgcgaaagcgctggTGCTTTAtggacggttttttttattcgactattttactcacataaaaatctttctacactatttttattacaccAAGATAGGTAAAATTGTAAACTAGcatatagagaatttattaaggaacaaTTTGAACCCAATATTAAGtcgattcattattttattcgtttaaaataaattattttaactcaaaaaaCCAGTGCTGTCAATTGTTACGTATGAAACTTCGTAAACATGATAACTCTCGATAGTCACCATTAATCGGTCCAActtgttttttattgtctttgtattttttatcacaagaacccttatgaaaattactatctgaatccttttagtttaattgtaattcatTAACGACGTAAAACTGattattcgtgaaaaatttagctgctattttttttttactattgttattatttttttcattgtttctctCCATCAACTACTGGTGGCAGCACTAACGTAtcaatatgtttgaaaaaaaagcaaCATCTGAGACAAAAGatgggatatttaaaaaaaaatattaaactgaaaataagaaataaaaaaatcaaattgataatttgcaAGTTTAATAAAggttcttaataaaaaaaaagtacattaatattatacaataaaagtaatgattaaaaataaaatgagcgattgaggtgtgcatttttttggattttccaacattttttttttttcttttagggAGTTCCTAACGGCAGCCCTTTACATTTTCTCGATGATGGAAGGGAGACAATAATAggtaacatttaaatattttttattttttttgtttatgaagACCCAGTGatgaaataacaaattttgagTAAAGTCCCCAAagaaaattcgattaaatttttgttgtgaaaaatttataaaaacacaaatattttaactcggttattaacaatatttttcgaaatagacattgagaaattttaaattaatactattTTGATTACCATCGCATTATTTTACGTCAGCGcaccaatttatttaaaagaaatatataaattcatacttatttatttaattattgttatttgttTATAGGAATCACTTCGCCTATAGGCAGCCCCTGTGAAGATACAGGCTATCCACAAGTTTTCACACGAATAACTAATTATGTTGAGTTCATTGAAGcgaacataaataattaatgttcttgttaaaattcgaaatcacttcaaataaaattgaattttgacattgaaaagttttatttatttttatattacctgataattttgtttttaattaaaacaaaaaaattcattcaattcAATGTATACATACACTCTA is part of the Microplitis mediator isolate UGA2020A chromosome 11, iyMicMedi2.1, whole genome shotgun sequence genome and harbors:
- the LOC130677124 gene encoding serine protease 56-like, which codes for MKYILINLLLSVWVINSNINLIRGQVVDNVVDRVGGAVDSLLGGDDNDVCGMPYEGASAEGLDPVLVRYPWISKLLNRGFLACALTKVSENAYVTAASCVHRINKTNLIVQSGIFDPNNVQSQLVEDRVNEIIEHPEYRPQTHENDLAVLKTYGSTSFNPVCIPEGNTEQYVDVRATVISFGNGQNSPAEEISVKPISTTDCKLNTKYDPQDIFFTMLCAPYNAEDKDACQGVPNGSPLHFLDDGRETIIGITSPIGSPCEDTGYPQVFTRITNYVEFIEANINN